One genomic window of Pseudomonas sp. LFM046 includes the following:
- the lexA gene encoding transcriptional repressor LexA, which yields MLKLTPRQAEILAFIKRCLEDNGFPPTRAEIAQELGFKSPNAAEEHLKALARKGAIEMTPGASRGIRIPGFEPGNNEDDGLPVIGRVAAGAPILAQQNIEESCRINPDFFHPRADYLLRVRGMSMKDIGIYDGDLLAVHSTREVRNGQVVVARLGDDVTVKRFKREGDKVWLIAENPEFAPIEVNLDEQDLVIEGLSVGVIRR from the coding sequence ATGCTGAAACTGACGCCCCGCCAAGCCGAGATTCTCGCATTCATCAAGCGCTGCCTTGAAGACAACGGCTTTCCCCCCACTCGTGCGGAAATCGCCCAGGAACTCGGCTTCAAGTCCCCTAACGCCGCCGAGGAGCATCTCAAGGCCCTGGCACGCAAGGGTGCGATCGAGATGACCCCGGGCGCTTCCCGCGGCATCCGCATCCCCGGCTTCGAACCCGGCAACAATGAAGACGACGGCCTGCCGGTGATCGGCCGGGTCGCCGCCGGCGCGCCAATCCTCGCCCAGCAGAACATCGAGGAATCCTGCCGCATCAACCCCGACTTTTTCCATCCTCGCGCCGACTACCTACTGCGTGTTCGCGGCATGTCCATGAAGGACATTGGCATCTATGACGGCGACCTACTCGCTGTGCACAGCACCCGCGAGGTTCGCAATGGCCAGGTGGTGGTGGCGCGATTGGGCGACGACGTCACCGTCAAGCGCTTCAAGCGCGAGGGTGACAAGGTCTGGCTGATCGCCGAAAACCCCGAATTCGCCCCCATCGAAGTGAACC
- a CDS encoding TetR/AcrR family transcriptional regulator, whose translation MAQSETVERILDAAEQLFAEKGFAETSLRLITSKAGVNLAAVNYHFGSKKALIQAVFSRFLGPFCQSLERELDRRQAKAESKASLEELLEMLVEQALAVKPRSGNDLSIFMRLLGLAFSQSQGHLRKYLEEVYGKVFRRYMLLVNDSAPKVPPLELFWRVHFMLGAAAFSMSGIKALRAMAENDFGVNTSIEQVMRLMVPFLAAGMRAETGVTDEALAGAVLKPRNKAPAAPAKA comes from the coding sequence ATGGCCCAGTCGGAAACCGTTGAGCGCATTCTGGATGCTGCGGAACAGCTGTTCGCGGAAAAAGGCTTCGCCGAGACTTCGTTGCGCCTGATCACCAGCAAGGCCGGGGTCAACCTGGCGGCGGTGAACTATCACTTCGGCTCGAAGAAGGCGCTGATCCAGGCGGTCTTCTCACGTTTCCTCGGTCCGTTCTGCCAGAGTCTGGAGCGTGAACTGGATCGCCGCCAGGCCAAGGCCGAGAGCAAGGCCAGCCTCGAAGAGCTGCTGGAAATGCTCGTCGAACAGGCGCTGGCGGTAAAGCCTCGCAGCGGAAATGACCTCTCCATCTTTATGCGCCTGCTCGGACTTGCATTCAGTCAGAGCCAGGGCCATCTGCGCAAGTACCTTGAAGAGGTTTACGGGAAAGTCTTCCGTCGGTACATGCTGCTGGTGAACGACTCCGCCCCCAAAGTGCCGCCGCTGGAGCTGTTCTGGCGGGTGCACTTCATGCTCGGTGCGGCGGCATTCAGCATGTCCGGCATCAAGGCATTGCGCGCCATGGCCGAGAACGACTTTGGCGTGAACACCTCGATCGAGCAGGTGATGCGGTTGATGGTGCCGTTCCTCGCAGCGGGCATGCGCGCCGAAACCGGCGTGACGGACGAAGCGTTGGCCGGCGCTGTGCTGAAGCCGCGCAACAAGGCCCCGGCCGCTCCGGCCAAGGCGTAA
- a CDS encoding L,D-transpeptidase: MQNLDLLHISIADQQLYGFAEGRLVLRMLVSTALNGPGETNGSNCTPRGLHQVRARIGSGLPMGAVLRGRRWTGEVWSAELHERFPGRDWILSRILWLSGCEPGRNRLGTVDSFRRYIYLHGTPDTEPMGVPRSHGCIRLRNADVLELFDRVPVHCAVRIDEAPCPDWASAKLS; encoded by the coding sequence ATGCAAAACCTCGATCTCCTGCATATCTCCATCGCTGACCAGCAGCTCTACGGCTTCGCCGAGGGGCGGTTGGTGCTGCGCATGCTCGTGTCCACGGCCCTTAACGGCCCGGGCGAAACCAACGGCTCCAATTGCACCCCTCGAGGCCTGCATCAGGTTCGTGCGCGCATTGGTTCCGGGCTGCCCATGGGCGCGGTGCTGCGTGGCCGTCGTTGGACGGGCGAAGTCTGGAGTGCCGAGCTGCATGAGCGCTTTCCCGGGCGGGACTGGATCCTCAGCCGCATCCTCTGGCTGAGCGGTTGCGAGCCCGGCCGAAATCGCCTCGGCACGGTGGACAGCTTCCGTCGCTACATCTACCTGCACGGCACACCGGATACCGAGCCCATGGGCGTTCCCCGTTCCCACGGTTGCATTCGTCTGCGCAATGCCGATGTGCTGGAACTCTTCGACCGGGTGCCCGTCCATTGTGCGGTGCGCATAGACGAAGCGCCGTGCCCGGACTGGGCGTCGGCAAAACTCTCCTAA
- the nagZ gene encoding beta-N-acetylhexosaminidase, with protein sequence MQGSLMLDIGGAWLTAEDRQILRQPEVAGLIIFARNIESPRQVRELCASIRAVRPDLILAVDQEGGRVQRLRQGFLRLPAMRALADNDNAEQLAEQCGWLMATEVLAVGLDISFAPVLDLDHQRSAVVGSRAFEGDPQRAARLAGAFIRGLRAAGMAATGKHFPGHGWAEADSHVAIPTDERSLEQIRQSDLVPFARLASELDGMMPAHVIYPQVDAQPAGFSRRWLQDILRGELNFSGVIFSDDLSMAGAHVVGDAAERIEAALTAGCDMGLVCNDRAAAELALSRLQRMGVTPPASLARMRRRAFPGTEYRQDPRWLQAVSALREAQLID encoded by the coding sequence ATGCAAGGTTCCCTGATGCTGGATATCGGTGGCGCCTGGTTGACCGCCGAGGATCGGCAGATCCTCCGTCAGCCTGAAGTCGCCGGCCTGATCATCTTTGCTCGCAATATCGAGAGTCCGCGCCAGGTGCGCGAACTCTGCGCCTCCATTCGTGCGGTGCGCCCCGACCTGATCCTGGCGGTCGACCAGGAAGGTGGCCGCGTGCAGCGTCTGCGCCAGGGTTTCCTGCGCCTGCCGGCCATGCGTGCGTTGGCGGATAACGACAACGCCGAGCAACTGGCCGAGCAGTGCGGCTGGTTGATGGCGACCGAAGTTCTCGCAGTCGGCCTGGATATCAGCTTCGCCCCGGTGCTGGACCTGGACCACCAGCGCAGTGCCGTGGTTGGCAGTCGAGCCTTCGAGGGCGACCCGCAGCGCGCGGCGCGTCTCGCCGGCGCCTTCATACGTGGCTTGCGCGCTGCGGGCATGGCGGCTACTGGCAAGCACTTTCCCGGCCACGGCTGGGCGGAAGCGGATTCCCATGTGGCCATCCCCACCGACGAGCGCAGTCTCGAGCAAATCCGCCAGAGCGATCTGGTTCCGTTTGCTCGCCTGGCTTCGGAACTGGACGGCATGATGCCCGCCCACGTCATCTACCCGCAGGTGGACGCCCAGCCGGCAGGCTTCTCCCGGCGCTGGCTGCAGGACATCCTGCGCGGCGAACTGAACTTCTCCGGGGTCATTTTCAGCGATGACCTGTCCATGGCGGGCGCCCACGTCGTGGGGGACGCCGCAGAGCGCATCGAGGCGGCGCTCACCGCTGGCTGTGACATGGGCCTGGTGTGCAACGACCGCGCCGCTGCCGAACTGGCCCTGTCGCGTCTACAGCGAATGGGCGTCACGCCGCCGGCCAGCCTGGCTCGGATGCGCCGCCGCGCCTTCCCCGGCACCGAGTACCGTCAGGACCCCCGTTGGCTGCAGGCTGTTTCAGCCCTGCGCGAAGCACAGTTGATCGATTGA